A genomic window from Halorubrum lacusprofundi ATCC 49239 includes:
- a CDS encoding COX15/CtaA family protein: MSLRPAWLTFRRYAATTTGMTLVLFALGVYTAATGSGLACQAQWPLCSDQFIPEMTINPDFIEWFHRVWAMVTGFLIIGVAGWTWFGDRDRRTRLAATLAVAILPLQITVGALTVTLGGLVPGGYTVSTHAAHLIVALAIFTLLGLATIWGGGRGSPRLLRAAIGVAAVGIVASAVFSRAVPFVTYSPGAQAGFYVTGLAGHLGLVAAIAYATEAVRTGYAGLDRSTAKTVRLLAAGSMAALVGTLLLGRDLVLYTAFWQRLNLVALGVAATLAIGAAWTVRGLGSEGTTADPVRGD, from the coding sequence ATGAGTCTTCGGCCCGCGTGGCTGACCTTCAGGCGATACGCGGCGACGACGACCGGGATGACGCTGGTGTTGTTCGCGCTCGGCGTCTACACCGCGGCGACCGGCTCGGGACTGGCGTGTCAGGCCCAGTGGCCGCTCTGCTCCGACCAGTTCATCCCCGAGATGACGATCAACCCGGACTTCATCGAGTGGTTCCACCGCGTGTGGGCGATGGTCACCGGGTTCCTCATCATCGGCGTCGCCGGCTGGACGTGGTTCGGGGATCGAGATCGCCGAACCCGTCTGGCAGCGACGCTCGCGGTCGCGATCCTTCCGCTGCAGATCACGGTCGGCGCGCTCACCGTCACCCTCGGCGGGCTCGTTCCCGGCGGGTACACGGTCTCGACGCACGCCGCCCACCTGATCGTCGCGCTGGCGATCTTCACGCTGCTCGGGTTAGCGACGATCTGGGGCGGCGGCCGCGGCTCCCCGCGACTGCTCCGGGCCGCGATCGGGGTCGCCGCGGTCGGGATCGTCGCTAGCGCGGTGTTCTCCCGGGCGGTTCCCTTCGTCACCTACTCACCGGGCGCGCAGGCGGGCTTCTACGTGACCGGACTCGCCGGCCACCTCGGGCTCGTGGCGGCCATCGCGTACGCCACGGAGGCCGTCCGAACCGGCTACGCGGGACTCGACCGCTCGACCGCGAAGACCGTTCGCCTGCTCGCCGCCGGGTCGATGGCCGCGCTGGTCGGAACCCTGCTGTTGGGCCGCGATCTGGTGTTGTACACCGCGTTCTGGCAGCGGCTCAACCTCGTCGCGCTCGGCGTCGCCGCCACGCTCGCGATCGGTGCCGCGTGGACCGTCAGAGGCCTCGGCTCGGAGGGGACGACGGCGGACCCCGTCCGCGGCGACTGA
- a CDS encoding amino acid ABC transporter permease yields MASATRPATVRERVADSDRSVGRLLLVTAGALFWGWLVVSWVNRWLGGVIVPIGQPLVPPGAVETALGSIPGIAAYAADAAFVVEMTPALSRGTWLTVVITAMSLVLGFFIAVPLAVTRVYGRFSAWLSLAYTELLRGTPLLAQLFVLYYGLNLASYVPGSVSGVFARDVVWVAILGFTLNGAAYQAEYIRGALESVEEGQITAGRAIGLSKVETIYYVVLPQGLRYAIPSWTNEFVYLIKYSSLAAFITVPELYYRADQIASETFRYTLIFVVTGLTYLALVLTASKLMERVEERVAIPGLGTESQE; encoded by the coding sequence ATGGCGAGCGCGACGAGACCCGCGACGGTCCGGGAACGCGTGGCCGACTCCGACCGCTCGGTCGGCCGACTCCTCCTCGTCACGGCCGGCGCGCTGTTCTGGGGCTGGCTCGTCGTGAGCTGGGTCAATCGGTGGCTCGGCGGAGTCATTGTGCCGATCGGCCAACCACTCGTTCCGCCGGGGGCCGTCGAGACGGCTCTCGGATCGATTCCGGGGATCGCCGCGTACGCGGCCGACGCCGCCTTCGTCGTCGAGATGACCCCCGCTCTGTCGCGCGGGACGTGGCTCACGGTCGTGATCACCGCGATGAGCCTTGTTCTCGGATTCTTCATCGCGGTTCCGCTGGCGGTAACCCGTGTGTACGGTCGGTTCTCGGCGTGGCTCTCGCTGGCGTACACGGAGCTGTTACGCGGCACTCCACTCTTGGCGCAGCTGTTCGTGCTCTACTACGGGCTCAACCTTGCGAGCTACGTGCCCGGTTCAGTCTCCGGCGTGTTCGCGCGGGACGTGGTCTGGGTGGCGATCCTCGGGTTCACGCTCAACGGGGCCGCCTATCAGGCCGAGTACATCCGAGGCGCCTTAGAGAGCGTCGAGGAGGGGCAGATCACCGCCGGCCGTGCGATCGGGCTGTCGAAGGTGGAGACGATATACTACGTCGTGCTCCCGCAGGGACTCCGGTACGCGATCCCATCGTGGACCAACGAGTTCGTCTACCTGATCAAGTACTCGTCGCTTGCGGCCTTCATCACGGTCCCCGAGCTGTACTACCGGGCCGACCAGATCGCTTCCGAGACGTTCCGCTACACGCTCATCTTCGTTGTGACTGGACTGACGTACCTCGCGTTGGTTCTCACCGCCTCGAAGCTGATGGAGCGCGTCGAGGAGAGGGTGGCAATTCCGGGGCTCGGCACCGAGAGCCAGGAGTGA
- a CDS encoding basic amino acid ABC transporter substrate-binding protein, which translates to MSYRTETDISRRTYLKLTGGASAVGLTGVAGCLGDGGDSTTITPGTAPGFPPFEMQEDGELVGFDIDLLEAVVDETEYELGEWATFEFDSLIPALTQNEEIDVIAAAMTITEDRQETIAFSDPYWESDQAILVREGGDFQPSAWEDFEGVSVGAQSGTTGADQVQSNLVDPGLVAEDDYRTYGSYVLAVEDLENENIDAVVIDLPVAETFAANRDVEIAFIEETGEQFGFGLRQGESEFQSALNDGLATVRDDGTYSEITNTWFGQE; encoded by the coding sequence ATGTCATACCGCACGGAGACGGACATAAGCCGTCGGACGTACCTGAAGCTGACCGGCGGGGCCAGCGCCGTCGGGCTGACCGGCGTCGCCGGCTGTCTCGGCGACGGGGGGGACAGTACCACGATCACTCCGGGCACCGCACCCGGCTTCCCGCCGTTCGAGATGCAAGAAGACGGCGAGCTGGTCGGCTTCGACATCGATCTGCTGGAGGCCGTCGTGGACGAGACTGAGTACGAACTGGGCGAGTGGGCCACCTTCGAGTTCGACTCGCTCATCCCCGCGCTCACGCAGAACGAGGAGATCGACGTGATCGCCGCCGCGATGACGATCACCGAGGACCGCCAGGAGACGATCGCCTTCTCTGACCCCTACTGGGAGTCGGATCAGGCGATCCTCGTGCGCGAAGGCGGCGACTTCCAGCCGTCGGCGTGGGAGGACTTCGAGGGCGTCAGTGTCGGCGCGCAGTCCGGGACGACCGGCGCCGATCAGGTCCAGTCGAACCTCGTCGATCCCGGGCTCGTCGCCGAGGACGACTACCGCACGTACGGAAGCTACGTCCTCGCGGTCGAGGACCTCGAAAACGAGAACATCGACGCCGTCGTCATCGACCTCCCGGTCGCGGAGACGTTCGCGGCCAACCGCGACGTAGAAATCGCGTTTATCGAAGAGACCGGCGAGCAGTTCGGGTTCGGCCTCCGGCAGGGCGAGTCGGAGTTCCAGTCGGCGCTGAACGACGGGCTCGCGACCGTCCGCGACGACGGGACGTACAGCGAGATCACGAACACCTGGTTCGGACAGGAGTAG
- a CDS encoding sensor histidine kinase, whose translation MDRRPGVAYRRPDGDPTQFTVEAAGESRLNTDALPQTDWLRVVEPDDRDRLRDALDGDAVDVTYRLTVDGESAWVHERGARDESGDIVGYLFSADDRVERRKQLEQQRERLEEFASVVSHDLRNPLSVAVGNIELAREFDGEEVDERLDRAHDALDWMDDLISDVLALAREGRSVEETATTDLRSVVDQAWRTVGAPEGVVLAVDEPLPPVECDRSRLRQALENLFRNAIEHGTPETLSVDPVEQNAGRSTDNIDPETFGGGISESGIVDFESAADSDPLLRVFVGRLPNGFYVADDGTGIDPSERDAVFDPGHSTERDGTGFGLSIVERIAEAHGWEVSVTESRTGGARFEFTGVDLVDAEETDTVGTVPSE comes from the coding sequence ATGGACCGTCGGCCGGGAGTCGCGTATCGACGACCGGACGGCGACCCGACCCAATTTACCGTCGAGGCCGCGGGTGAGTCGCGTCTCAACACCGACGCGCTGCCGCAGACTGACTGGCTCCGAGTCGTCGAACCAGACGACAGAGACCGGCTTCGCGACGCGCTCGACGGGGACGCGGTCGACGTGACGTATCGGCTCACGGTCGACGGCGAGTCCGCGTGGGTCCACGAGCGCGGCGCGCGCGACGAGAGCGGTGATATCGTCGGCTACCTCTTCTCTGCCGACGATCGGGTCGAGCGTCGTAAACAGCTCGAACAGCAGCGAGAGCGGCTAGAAGAGTTCGCTAGCGTGGTCTCTCACGACCTGCGGAATCCGCTCTCCGTCGCCGTCGGAAACATCGAACTGGCCCGGGAGTTCGACGGCGAGGAGGTCGACGAGCGGTTGGACCGCGCGCACGACGCGCTCGACTGGATGGACGACCTCATCTCGGATGTCCTCGCGCTCGCCCGCGAGGGCCGATCGGTCGAGGAGACTGCAACCACCGATCTCCGGAGTGTCGTGGATCAGGCCTGGCGGACGGTCGGCGCCCCCGAAGGCGTCGTCCTCGCCGTCGACGAGCCCCTGCCGCCCGTCGAGTGCGATCGGAGCCGGCTCCGACAGGCGTTAGAGAACCTCTTTCGGAACGCGATCGAACACGGGACGCCGGAAACGCTCTCCGTCGATCCCGTCGAACAGAACGCCGGTAGATCGACCGACAACATCGATCCCGAGACGTTCGGCGGAGGTATCTCCGAATCCGGGATCGTCGATTTCGAGAGTGCGGCCGACTCCGACCCGTTGCTCCGGGTCTTCGTGGGGCGGCTACCGAACGGATTCTACGTCGCCGACGACGGCACGGGGATCGACCCGTCAGAGCGCGACGCCGTGTTCGATCCGGGCCACTCGACCGAGAGGGACGGGACGGGATTCGGGCTCTCCATCGTCGAACGCATTGCGGAGGCCCACGGCTGGGAAGTTTCGGTCACCGAGAGCCGTACGGGCGGCGCTCGTTTCGAGTTCACCGGCGTCGACCTCGTTGACGCCGAGGAAACCGACACCGTTGGCACCGTGCCAAGCGAGTGA
- a CDS encoding DUF5814 domain-containing protein translates to MAFTDKIYVKNHRQLASQLETNIPKGAFAGATLDMLFTGDGLSKLDSTTQDRILDFAEDFLDCDCQANPYCGCAEEKFMRYVLELRAEGLGPQAIVDVMSDDYMVYAYTGDVLSFLDNSVRQLEAVETLSDVEGNEEMSERARRAKRELSG, encoded by the coding sequence GTGGCGTTCACCGACAAGATCTACGTGAAGAACCACCGGCAACTCGCCTCCCAACTGGAGACGAACATCCCGAAAGGGGCCTTCGCCGGCGCGACCCTCGACATGCTGTTTACCGGCGACGGGCTCTCGAAGCTCGACTCGACGACGCAGGACCGAATCTTGGACTTCGCGGAGGACTTCCTCGACTGCGACTGTCAGGCGAACCCCTACTGCGGCTGCGCGGAGGAGAAGTTCATGCGATACGTGTTGGAGCTTCGGGCTGAGGGACTCGGCCCGCAGGCGATCGTGGACGTGATGAGCGACGACTACATGGTGTACGCGTACACCGGCGACGTGCTCTCGTTCCTCGACAACTCGGTGCGGCAGCTGGAGGCGGTCGAGACCCTCTCCGACGTCGAGGGCAACGAGGAAATGTCGGAGCGAGCGAGGCGAGCGAAGCGGGAACTGTCGGGGTGA
- a CDS encoding amino acid ABC transporter permease, translated as MSDPATLALAAVDSLGAAGAPSAAPGQPLIDFVSRLVGEAADWEFVFSNADYLGVGALLTIGLTAASILLGFVVGFPAGAVEVYGDGPLKRVVSAAGIVLRGTPIVVILIVMYFVVGVPQINLGVASISSAMTAGILGLGLRSAAYQSQIFRATLSSVDDGQLEAGRSIGLSRFEAVRYVVVPQALRRSIPGFQNEFTIVLKDTSIVFAIGLAELLTRGYDLFSEQTTAVLEVILFISAIYFVLTFTTNRALDRLGDYYAIPEGESA; from the coding sequence ATGTCGGACCCGGCGACGCTCGCGCTCGCGGCGGTCGACAGCCTCGGCGCCGCGGGAGCGCCGTCGGCCGCGCCGGGCCAGCCGCTCATCGACTTCGTCTCGCGGCTCGTCGGCGAGGCCGCGGACTGGGAGTTCGTCTTCAGCAACGCCGACTACCTCGGCGTCGGCGCCCTGTTGACGATTGGGCTCACGGCCGCATCGATACTCCTCGGGTTCGTCGTTGGCTTTCCGGCCGGCGCGGTCGAGGTGTACGGCGACGGCCCCCTCAAACGGGTCGTCAGCGCGGCCGGGATCGTGCTCCGCGGGACACCGATCGTCGTGATCCTCATCGTGATGTACTTCGTCGTCGGCGTCCCGCAGATCAACCTCGGTGTCGCCTCGATCTCCTCGGCGATGACGGCCGGAATCTTGGGGCTCGGCCTACGCAGCGCCGCGTACCAGTCGCAGATCTTCCGGGCGACCTTATCGAGCGTCGACGACGGCCAGCTTGAGGCCGGGCGCTCGATCGGGCTCTCGCGATTCGAGGCGGTTCGATACGTCGTCGTTCCGCAGGCTCTGCGCCGGTCGATCCCGGGCTTTCAAAACGAGTTTACGATCGTGTTGAAAGATACGAGCATCGTATTCGCAATCGGGCTCGCGGAGCTGCTGACTCGGGGATACGACCTGTTCTCGGAGCAGACGACCGCAGTGCTCGAAGTCATCTTGTTCATCAGTGCAATCTACTTCGTCCTCACGTTCACGACGAACCGCGCGCTTGACCGCCTCGGCGACTACTACGCAATTCCGGAGGGGGAGTCGGCGTGA
- a CDS encoding zinc-dependent alcohol dehydrogenase family protein: protein MRAAILREYGEPLDIHEVPDPEPGPDGAVVRVTACGVCRSDWHAWAGHGEWADDRVPRGQVLGHEPAGEVVTVGDSVDRFAPGDRVVVPFSLGDGTCPRCRQGHGNVCDDGRALGFEPEAPGAFAERVAVPDADYNLVERPPWLDATAAAALGCRYMTAYHALAERAGLDGGEWLAVHGCGGVGLSAVQLGDALGARIVAVDVDDDALSLARDLGADETVNPNDLDEETVPDRVRNLTDGGADVSVDALGIAETCRNSVRSVRPRGTHVQVGLTTEAERGEVSLPTDWMTRWEVSFVGSRGMPPTSYDDLFALVEATDVDPAALVSEELALSEVSERLAAMGEYDARGVEVVTDFGR, encoded by the coding sequence ATGCGCGCGGCGATCCTCCGCGAGTACGGCGAACCGCTGGACATCCACGAGGTTCCCGACCCGGAACCCGGCCCGGACGGCGCCGTGGTCCGCGTGACGGCCTGTGGCGTCTGCCGGAGCGACTGGCACGCGTGGGCGGGCCACGGCGAGTGGGCCGACGATCGCGTCCCCCGCGGACAGGTGCTCGGCCACGAGCCCGCCGGCGAAGTGGTTACCGTCGGCGACTCCGTCGACCGGTTCGCGCCGGGCGACCGCGTCGTCGTTCCGTTCTCGCTCGGCGACGGCACCTGTCCGCGCTGTCGGCAGGGACACGGGAACGTCTGTGACGACGGGCGAGCGCTCGGCTTCGAGCCCGAGGCGCCCGGCGCGTTCGCCGAGCGCGTCGCCGTCCCGGACGCCGACTACAACCTCGTCGAGCGCCCGCCGTGGCTCGACGCGACCGCCGCGGCCGCGCTCGGCTGCCGGTACATGACCGCGTATCACGCCCTCGCGGAGCGGGCTGGACTCGACGGCGGCGAGTGGCTGGCCGTCCACGGTTGCGGCGGCGTCGGGCTCTCGGCAGTCCAACTGGGCGACGCGCTCGGGGCACGGATCGTCGCGGTCGATGTCGACGACGACGCCCTCTCGCTCGCTCGCGATTTGGGGGCCGACGAGACTGTGAATCCGAACGACCTCGACGAGGAGACGGTTCCGGACCGGGTTCGAAACCTCACCGACGGCGGGGCGGACGTTTCTGTGGACGCGCTCGGTATCGCCGAGACGTGCCGCAACTCGGTCCGGTCCGTTCGCCCCCGCGGGACCCACGTGCAGGTGGGACTGACCACGGAGGCGGAGCGCGGTGAGGTGTCGCTGCCGACCGACTGGATGACTCGCTGGGAGGTGTCGTTCGTCGGCTCGCGCGGGATGCCCCCGACCAGCTACGACGACCTGTTCGCGCTCGTCGAGGCGACCGACGTGGACCCCGCCGCGCTGGTGAGCGAGGAGCTGGCGCTCTCGGAGGTCTCAGAACGGCTCGCCGCGATGGGCGAGTACGATGCGCGGGGCGTCGAGGTCGTTACGGACTTTGGGAGATAA
- a CDS encoding amino acid ABC transporter ATP-binding protein: protein MSDDNFLRVADVSKWYGEEQVLRDVSFEMDRGDVTVLIGPSGSGKSTMLRCVNRLAEAQEGSILLDGEEVLSPDLDVNDLRREVGMVFQGFNLFAHLTAVGNVALGPRRVLGLSETEARDRAEAQLERVGLGEQLDSYPAELSGGQQQRVGIARALAMEPKLMLFDEPTSALDPELIGEVLEVMHGLVDEGMTMLVVTHEMSFAREVADEIVFLDDGHVVERGPPEQLFDHPEEERTGRFLERIASHD, encoded by the coding sequence GTGAGTGATGACAACTTCCTTCGCGTGGCGGACGTCTCGAAGTGGTACGGCGAAGAGCAGGTGCTCCGCGATGTTTCCTTCGAGATGGACCGGGGCGATGTGACTGTCCTGATCGGTCCCTCTGGCTCCGGGAAGTCGACCATGCTGCGCTGTGTCAACCGACTTGCGGAGGCGCAGGAGGGGTCGATCCTGCTGGACGGCGAGGAGGTACTCTCACCGGATCTCGACGTCAACGATCTCCGCCGCGAGGTCGGGATGGTGTTCCAGGGGTTCAACCTGTTCGCGCACCTCACCGCGGTCGGCAACGTCGCGCTCGGCCCGCGCCGCGTGCTCGGGCTCTCGGAGACGGAGGCCCGCGACCGCGCTGAGGCCCAACTCGAACGCGTCGGGCTCGGCGAGCAGCTCGACTCCTACCCCGCGGAGCTGTCCGGGGGCCAACAGCAGCGCGTCGGCATCGCCCGCGCGCTGGCCATGGAGCCGAAGCTGATGTTATTCGACGAGCCGACGAGCGCGCTCGACCCGGAGCTCATCGGCGAGGTGTTAGAGGTGATGCACGGGCTCGTCGACGAAGGGATGACGATGCTCGTGGTCACCCACGAGATGAGCTTCGCCCGGGAAGTCGCCGACGAGATCGTGTTCCTGGACGACGGCCACGTGGTTGAACGCGGGCCGCCCGAACAGCTGTTCGATCACCCCGAGGAGGAGCGGACCGGCCGGTTCCTCGAACGGATCGCGAGTCACGACTGA
- a CDS encoding ATP-binding protein, with protein sequence MDTVFLAHVSVFALSALACFAAVPRAMDVGHPETREGLVGLLLTVAVWSSGYVGYLVAPGESLKLAFYIVGFVFALLAVGAWLYFCAAYTGRSPRHAPYRWLVVGVFAAISLLKVTNPLHELYFTTAWVTEPFPHLAIRHELLYWAVLGLSYAIIAVGFFMLIEQFYYAGADSRPLVALISITAIPTVATVFGGELSWLLPLMYEPPGVSLFAVGTLFVYLRRFEAIRFAAESNDATIFLDKSRRIRDYNRAARLLFPSLHGAIGEPLDAVLPRLAVGSDADGVIAVEGVTLDEDDASIQTQEPTRSPRFFHISRNEFTTGGVTFGELLTIDDVTDRERYRIQLEERTEQLEALNRVVRHDIRNDMAVIHGWSETLRDHVDKEGQDALDRVLRKSTHVIELTETARDFVDSLTGDAVLEAKPTDLGDVLTTEIQAARDSFPNATFRVPADPPRDTVLANEMLASVFRNLLNNAVQHNDTDAPEVTVTCEETDDRIRVRVADNGPGVPDAEKDEIFGKGEKGLDSAGSGIGLYLVSVLTRQFGGDVWVEDNEPRGAVFVVELLRAEGNAADDQPAESVESTGSAAPPDR encoded by the coding sequence ATGGATACCGTCTTTCTCGCGCACGTTTCCGTCTTCGCGCTCTCGGCGCTCGCATGCTTCGCGGCCGTCCCTCGTGCTATGGACGTCGGACACCCCGAAACCCGCGAAGGGCTGGTTGGCCTCCTCCTCACGGTCGCCGTCTGGTCGAGTGGGTACGTCGGGTACCTCGTCGCGCCGGGCGAGTCGCTCAAACTGGCGTTTTACATCGTCGGATTCGTCTTCGCGCTGCTCGCGGTCGGCGCGTGGCTCTACTTCTGTGCCGCTTACACCGGCCGCTCCCCGCGTCACGCACCCTACAGGTGGCTTGTCGTCGGCGTGTTCGCGGCGATAAGTCTGCTGAAGGTCACCAACCCGCTCCACGAGCTCTACTTCACGACGGCGTGGGTCACCGAGCCGTTTCCGCACCTCGCGATCCGGCACGAGCTGCTCTACTGGGCGGTCCTCGGGCTCTCGTACGCCATCATCGCGGTCGGCTTCTTCATGTTGATCGAACAGTTCTACTACGCCGGCGCCGACAGTCGACCGCTCGTCGCGCTGATCTCCATCACGGCGATTCCGACGGTCGCGACCGTCTTCGGCGGAGAGCTGTCGTGGCTCCTCCCGTTGATGTACGAGCCGCCCGGTGTGTCGCTTTTCGCCGTCGGTACGCTGTTCGTCTACCTCCGGCGATTCGAGGCGATCCGGTTCGCGGCCGAGAGCAACGACGCGACGATTTTCCTCGATAAGTCCAGGCGAATCCGCGATTACAACCGGGCCGCGCGCCTGCTGTTCCCGTCGCTCCACGGAGCGATCGGCGAGCCCCTCGACGCCGTGCTCCCGCGACTCGCCGTCGGCAGTGATGCAGACGGAGTTATCGCGGTGGAGGGTGTGACGCTGGACGAGGACGACGCGTCGATCCAGACGCAGGAGCCGACCCGGAGCCCCCGGTTCTTCCACATCTCCCGAAACGAATTCACCACCGGCGGCGTGACATTTGGCGAGCTGCTCACGATCGATGACGTCACCGATCGGGAGCGGTACCGGATCCAGCTAGAGGAGCGGACCGAACAGCTGGAGGCGCTGAACCGGGTGGTCCGCCACGACATCCGCAACGACATGGCCGTGATCCACGGCTGGAGCGAGACCCTCCGCGACCACGTCGACAAGGAGGGACAGGATGCGCTCGACCGCGTGCTCCGGAAGTCCACGCACGTCATCGAGCTCACCGAGACGGCCCGTGACTTCGTCGATTCGCTCACCGGAGACGCTGTGCTCGAAGCGAAGCCGACCGATCTGGGGGACGTGTTGACGACCGAGATACAGGCCGCGCGGGACTCCTTCCCGAATGCGACGTTCCGCGTGCCCGCGGACCCGCCCCGGGATACCGTGCTCGCGAACGAGATGCTCGCGTCGGTGTTCCGGAACCTCCTGAACAACGCTGTCCAGCACAACGACACCGACGCCCCGGAGGTGACGGTCACCTGCGAGGAGACCGACGATCGGATCCGCGTCCGGGTCGCCGATAACGGGCCCGGCGTTCCCGACGCGGAGAAAGACGAGATATTCGGCAAAGGCGAGAAGGGTCTCGACAGCGCCGGCTCCGGGATCGGACTCTACCTCGTGTCCGTCCTGACCCGGCAGTTCGGAGGCGACGTGTGGGTCGAGGACAACGAGCCGCGCGGCGCCGTCTTCGTCGTCGAGCTCTTGAGAGCCGAGGGCAACGCGGCCGACGACCAGCCAGCGGAGTCCGTCGAATCGACGGGTTCGGCCGCGCCGCCGGATCGATGA
- a CDS encoding MBL fold metallo-hydrolase has translation MSTNADASLTLVRNATVLATVGETTFLVDPLFAPQGALPPIDDTPNDRANPLVPMPDVDRSHDAVIVTHRHPDHFDDAAKAELDPDVPLFCQPTEADAFVDEGFTDVRPVEDAASFAGVTLHRTPGRHGHGERAERMGPVSGFVLEGDETLYLAGDTVWYEPVAETLARFEPDAVVLNGGAARFNEGEPITMGVDDVAAVREATDAAIAVVHMEAINHCLLSREELRSETEDVLVPEDGEEIEL, from the coding sequence ATGTCCACGAACGCCGACGCCAGTCTCACCCTCGTCCGCAACGCCACGGTCCTCGCGACCGTGGGCGAGACGACTTTCCTCGTCGATCCGCTGTTCGCGCCGCAGGGCGCGTTGCCGCCGATCGATGACACACCGAACGACCGCGCGAACCCCCTCGTGCCGATGCCAGACGTCGACAGGTCGCACGACGCGGTGATCGTTACCCACCGCCACCCCGATCACTTCGACGACGCGGCGAAGGCGGAGTTGGATCCGGACGTCCCGCTGTTTTGCCAGCCCACCGAGGCCGACGCGTTCGTCGACGAGGGGTTCACCGACGTGCGGCCCGTCGAGGACGCGGCGTCGTTCGCGGGGGTCACCCTCCACCGGACGCCCGGCCGTCACGGCCACGGGGAACGGGCCGAGCGGATGGGACCGGTCTCCGGGTTCGTCCTCGAAGGCGACGAGACGCTGTACCTCGCCGGCGACACGGTCTGGTACGAGCCGGTCGCGGAGACACTGGCCCGGTTCGAGCCCGACGCGGTCGTCCTCAACGGCGGCGCGGCGCGGTTCAACGAGGGGGAGCCGATCACCATGGGCGTCGACGACGTCGCCGCCGTCCGCGAGGCCACCGACGCCGCGATCGCCGTGGTCCACATGGAGGCGATCAACCACTGTCTGCTCTCGCGCGAGGAGTTACGGTCGGAGACAGAGGACGTGCTGGTCCCGGAAGACGGGGAAGAGATCGAACTGTAG